The following coding sequences are from one Roseburia hominis A2-183 window:
- a CDS encoding FadR/GntR family transcriptional regulator, whose product MLFKKLSAPSLKELFVAELEGMILSGKLEIGAKLPPERELAESMQVSRAVVNSGLDEMEKKGFLVVKPRIGTFVADYRKYGTADTLVSIMQYNGGMLRDKEVRSILEVRIMFMNLAATLAIDNADDASIAGLEQYVTALKACEDPEEAASLIFDFSHELSFIGGNSLLPLFFASFKDLVTNLWVRFASKYGAAALAESAEQIFIHVRDRDKDAAIRYITDSTNESIDGCRQIYM is encoded by the coding sequence TCTTTAAAGGAGCTTTTTGTTGCAGAATTAGAGGGAATGATATTATCCGGAAAGCTTGAGATAGGCGCAAAACTTCCGCCTGAGCGCGAGCTTGCCGAGTCCATGCAGGTATCGCGCGCCGTCGTCAATTCCGGTCTGGACGAGATGGAGAAAAAGGGATTTCTTGTGGTCAAACCACGAATCGGCACCTTCGTTGCCGACTACCGCAAATACGGTACCGCAGACACCCTAGTCTCCATCATGCAGTACAACGGCGGTATGCTCCGCGACAAGGAAGTGCGCTCCATTCTGGAAGTCCGCATCATGTTCATGAATCTTGCCGCCACGCTCGCCATCGACAATGCGGATGACGCGTCCATCGCCGGGCTCGAGCAGTATGTGACCGCCTTAAAGGCATGCGAAGATCCTGAGGAGGCTGCATCGCTGATCTTTGACTTCAGCCACGAGCTTTCCTTCATCGGCGGCAATTCGCTGCTCCCGCTGTTTTTCGCCTCCTTCAAGGATCTGGTGACAAACCTGTGGGTGCGCTTCGCCAGCAAGTACGGCGCAGCGGCGCTCGCTGAGAGCGCGGAGCAGATTTTCATTCACGTGCGGGACCGCGACAAAGACGCCGCCATCCGCTATATCACGGACTCCACCAACGAAAGTATTGACGGCTGCCGCCAGATCTATATGTAG
- a CDS encoding ABC transporter ATP-binding protein, whose translation MKKVVNENQKSTLRKVLRYIRRYWGYLGASIILAAVTVALTLYLPILIGQAVDRIVGKGAVDFAGIFVILRKMAVIIGLTAVAQWVMNACNNKITYNVIRDIRTEAFEKIEKLPLKYLDAHSYGEIVSRVIADVDQFADGLLMGFTQFFTGIVTIFGTLIFMLTISVRITVAVVVITPVSLFVASFIAKKTFSMFKLQSETRGEQTAFIEEMVGNQKVVQAFSHEDEALEKFDEINERLQKYSLRAIFFSSITNPSTRFVNSLVYATVGVVGAFSAIAGGISVGQLSSLLSYANQYTKPFNEISGVITELQNALACAGRVIELIEEDAEVPDAEDAVDLEHANGKVELSHVYFSYVPEQKLIEDFNLSVKPGQRVAIVGPTGCGKTTLINLLMRFYDMNSGTIKVSDIPLQQLTRKSLRDNYGMVLQETWLRSGSIRDNIAMGKPDATDEEIIAAAKASHAHGFIKRLPEGYDTVIAEDGGNLSQGQKQLLCIARVMLCLPPMLILDEATSSIDTRTEIKIQNAFAKMMQGRTSFIVAHRLSTIREADIILVMKDGSIIEQGNHEELLEKNGFYAKLYNSQFAKTS comes from the coding sequence ATGAAAAAAGTGGTAAATGAAAATCAAAAATCAACGCTGCGCAAGGTTCTGCGATACATCAGACGATACTGGGGATACCTGGGAGCATCGATCATTCTCGCGGCGGTGACGGTGGCGCTTACCCTGTATCTTCCGATTCTGATCGGTCAGGCGGTCGACCGGATCGTGGGAAAGGGAGCCGTTGACTTTGCCGGGATCTTTGTGATTCTCAGAAAGATGGCGGTCATCATCGGACTGACGGCAGTGGCACAGTGGGTGATGAATGCCTGCAACAATAAAATTACCTACAATGTGATCCGGGATATCCGGACAGAGGCGTTCGAGAAGATTGAAAAGCTTCCTCTGAAATATCTGGACGCTCATTCATACGGAGAGATCGTAAGCCGTGTGATCGCGGATGTTGATCAGTTCGCAGACGGACTTCTGATGGGATTTACCCAGTTCTTTACCGGTATTGTGACCATCTTCGGAACGTTGATTTTCATGCTGACGATCAGCGTGCGGATCACGGTGGCAGTCGTGGTAATCACGCCGGTTTCACTCTTTGTGGCAAGCTTCATTGCGAAAAAGACATTTTCCATGTTCAAGCTGCAGTCAGAGACGAGGGGAGAACAGACGGCGTTTATTGAGGAGATGGTCGGCAACCAGAAAGTGGTGCAGGCATTTTCACATGAAGATGAGGCGCTTGAGAAGTTTGATGAGATCAATGAAAGACTGCAGAAGTATTCTCTGCGGGCGATTTTCTTTTCGAGTATTACCAACCCGTCGACGCGTTTTGTCAACAGCCTTGTCTATGCAACGGTAGGAGTTGTCGGAGCTTTTTCGGCGATTGCCGGAGGGATCAGTGTCGGACAGCTGTCGAGTCTTTTGTCCTACGCGAACCAGTATACGAAGCCGTTCAACGAGATTTCGGGCGTCATCACGGAGCTTCAGAATGCGCTTGCGTGTGCGGGCAGAGTGATAGAGCTGATTGAGGAGGATGCCGAGGTGCCGGATGCCGAGGACGCGGTAGATTTAGAGCATGCAAACGGTAAGGTCGAGCTTTCACATGTCTATTTTTCCTATGTGCCGGAGCAGAAGCTGATTGAGGACTTTAATCTGTCGGTGAAGCCGGGACAGCGAGTGGCGATCGTGGGACCGACCGGATGCGGCAAGACAACGTTGATCAATCTGCTGATGCGCTTCTATGATATGAACAGTGGCACAATCAAAGTCAGCGATATTCCGCTGCAGCAGCTGACACGCAAGAGTCTCCGGGACAACTACGGTATGGTGCTGCAGGAGACCTGGCTTCGGAGCGGAAGCATCCGGGACAACATTGCGATGGGAAAACCGGACGCCACGGACGAGGAGATCATTGCGGCCGCAAAGGCATCCCATGCACACGGCTTTATCAAGCGTCTGCCGGAGGGATATGACACCGTGATCGCAGAGGATGGCGGCAACCTGTCACAGGGACAGAAGCAGCTGTTATGCATTGCAAGAGTCATGCTGTGCCTGCCTCCGATGCTGATTCTTGATGAGGCGACATCCTCGATTGATACGCGTACTGAGATCAAGATTCAGAATGCGTTTGCAAAGATGATGCAGGGACGCACCAGTTTTATCGTGGCACACCGTCTCTCGACGATCCGCGAGGCGGACATCATTCTGGTCATGAAGGATGGAAGCATCATTGAGCAGGGAAATCACGAGGAACTTCTGGAAAAGAACGGATTCTATGCGAAGCTGTATAACAGCCAGTTTGCAAAGACGTCATAG